One window from the genome of Candidatus Delongbacteria bacterium encodes:
- a CDS encoding redoxin domain-containing protein — translation MTASRSLVLLALALACAGPSTASYFIGDEPPDFTCDDTAGTPWTLSEQRGKVVLINFGQTASQPCDSSFAHLQPDFVAAYDPAVFSLVHIDAANQSAQELIDYWSAYDPQFPILTQCGELLTEWGDGFVPHTVILDPLGIVRGNWIGFYPAFWPQMHTVIEAAINPTGLYVAELELSLTTGDGDEILEPGEAGELLVTLENLGGLAVGDVQATLLSETEWASVTQSASAFPDFALGASHVGDTAFSLSIDADAPAALDAPFRLHLSTSLGEAELRFNLEVGRRTPYWTHDAESATDEWTHSPTPTWTDNWHLSTESSSSPTHAWKAGSPTTGNYSNHADCRLVSPALELLDWSRLNFRHRMAAEVSTAFPDSAYDGGIVEISTDDGANWEQLFPMTPYNKAFRALSGGGSPATHNFAGQTPCYSGVFPWEDAVFDLAAYNGQTVRLAFHFGSDNGGSLEGWYVDDLELVAPQADSALPGPTTRPADHALLSAWPNPFNPSTRVELELPQAGPARLELYDLQGRRVRSLHSGPLAAGRHELRVDGAGLASGLYVLRLETPRESQHLKLLLLR, via the coding sequence ATGACCGCTTCCCGTTCCCTTGTGCTGCTGGCGCTGGCTCTGGCCTGCGCCGGCCCGTCCACGGCCAGCTACTTCATCGGGGACGAACCCCCGGACTTCACCTGCGACGACACCGCGGGCACTCCCTGGACGCTTTCCGAGCAGCGCGGCAAGGTGGTCCTGATCAACTTCGGCCAGACCGCCAGCCAGCCCTGCGACTCGTCCTTCGCCCACCTGCAGCCGGACTTCGTCGCGGCCTACGATCCGGCGGTCTTCAGCTTGGTCCACATCGACGCCGCCAACCAGTCCGCCCAGGAGCTGATCGACTACTGGAGCGCTTACGATCCCCAGTTCCCGATTCTCACCCAGTGCGGCGAGCTGCTCACTGAGTGGGGCGACGGCTTCGTGCCCCACACGGTCATCCTGGACCCGCTGGGCATCGTGCGCGGCAACTGGATCGGTTTCTATCCCGCCTTCTGGCCCCAAATGCACACGGTGATCGAGGCCGCCATCAACCCCACCGGCCTCTACGTGGCGGAGTTGGAACTGAGCCTGACTACGGGCGACGGTGACGAGATCCTCGAGCCCGGCGAGGCGGGCGAGTTGTTGGTCACGCTGGAAAACCTGGGCGGCCTGGCCGTGGGGGACGTGCAGGCCACCCTGCTGAGCGAAACGGAGTGGGCATCCGTCACCCAGTCCGCCAGCGCCTTTCCCGATTTCGCGCTGGGCGCCAGCCACGTGGGTGACACGGCCTTCAGCTTGAGCATCGACGCGGACGCCCCCGCCGCCCTGGACGCGCCCTTCCGCCTCCACCTGAGCACCAGCCTGGGCGAGGCCGAGCTGCGCTTCAACCTGGAGGTGGGACGGCGCACGCCCTACTGGACCCACGACGCGGAATCCGCCACGGACGAGTGGACGCACTCGCCCACTCCCACCTGGACCGACAACTGGCACCTGAGCACGGAGAGCTCCAGCAGCCCAACCCACGCCTGGAAGGCCGGCAGCCCCACCACGGGCAACTACAGCAACCACGCGGATTGCCGCCTGGTGAGCCCGGCGCTGGAGCTGCTGGACTGGAGCCGGCTGAACTTCCGGCACCGGATGGCCGCCGAGGTCTCCACGGCCTTCCCGGATTCGGCTTATGACGGCGGCATCGTGGAGATCAGCACGGACGACGGGGCCAATTGGGAGCAGCTCTTTCCCATGACGCCCTACAACAAGGCCTTCCGCGCGCTCTCCGGCGGCGGCAGCCCGGCCACGCACAACTTCGCCGGCCAGACTCCGTGTTACAGCGGCGTCTTCCCCTGGGAAGACGCGGTCTTCGACCTGGCCGCCTACAACGGCCAGACCGTGCGCCTGGCCTTCCATTTCGGCAGCGACAACGGCGGTTCGCTGGAAGGCTGGTACGTGGACGACCTGGAACTGGTCGCCCCCCAGGCGGACTCCGCTCTGCCCGGGCCCACCACGCGCCCGGCGGATCACGCCCTGCTCAGCGCTTGGCCCAATCCCTTCAATCCCAGCACGCGCGTCGAGCTGGAGTTGCCCCAGGCCGGTCCGGCCCGGCTGGAGCTCTACGACCTGCAGGGGCGCCGCGTGCGCAGCCTGCACAGCGGCCCGCTGGCCGCCGGACGACACGAGCTGCGCGTGGACGGCGCGGGCCTGGCCAGCGGCCTCTATGTGCTGCGGCTGGAGACGCCGCGGGAATCCCAACACCTGAAACTGCTGCTGCTGCGCTGA